In Deinococcus proteolyticus MRP, a single genomic region encodes these proteins:
- a CDS encoding RecX family transcriptional regulator has protein sequence MTGPDAEPAATLQPDTPEWEAARERLLGYAFAALSRRALSEAELQTRLQKRSDRPELIRHVLDRVKELGYQNDETVAEGEARRRGVGSYRVRQKLKQRGLDEELIAEVLEARDPGAEEQDAREQLARRLPGFARKKNPRASAYAWLTRRGYPSDVIRRLLDEVAGELPEPERPARASSFGRSTFGRSGGGWGRGGS, from the coding sequence ATGACCGGTCCTGACGCTGAACCTGCCGCCACGCTGCAGCCCGACACCCCCGAGTGGGAAGCCGCCCGCGAGCGGCTGCTGGGCTACGCTTTCGCCGCCCTGTCGCGCCGGGCGCTGAGCGAGGCCGAGTTGCAGACCCGGCTGCAAAAACGCAGTGACCGGCCGGAGCTGATTCGGCATGTGCTGGACCGGGTCAAGGAGCTGGGATACCAGAACGATGAAACGGTCGCCGAGGGCGAGGCCCGCCGCCGGGGCGTAGGCAGTTACCGCGTGCGCCAGAAACTCAAGCAGCGTGGCCTGGACGAAGAACTGATTGCCGAAGTGCTGGAGGCCCGCGACCCCGGCGCCGAGGAGCAGGACGCCCGTGAGCAGCTGGCACGCCGCCTGCCGGGCTTTGCCCGCAAGAAGAACCCGCGTGCCAGTGCCTACGCCTGGCTGACCCGCCGGGGCTACCCTTCCGATGTGATTCGCCGTCTGCTGGATGAGGTGGCCGGCGAGCTGCCCGAGCCGGAGCGTCCGGCCCGCGCTTCCTCCTTCGGGCGCTCCACGTTTGGGCGGTCTGGGGGGGGCTGGGGGCGGGGCGGCTCCTGA
- a CDS encoding DUF4180 domain-containing protein — MSEAPYLTGPAVCLGSGAEALALVSLSYEADTAAFLLDSSALPPAFFDLSSGVAGDVLQKLTNHGLQVAVVISPDTSWSQAFRQFAAETKKGRTFALCDTEAEARSWLARA; from the coding sequence ATGAGCGAGGCCCCTTATCTCACCGGCCCTGCGGTTTGCCTCGGCTCTGGGGCAGAGGCTCTGGCGCTGGTGAGCCTCAGCTACGAGGCAGACACCGCAGCGTTTCTGCTGGACAGCTCGGCCTTGCCGCCGGCCTTTTTCGACCTGTCCAGCGGCGTAGCAGGCGATGTGCTGCAAAAGCTGACCAACCACGGCCTGCAGGTGGCTGTGGTTATTTCGCCTGACACAAGCTGGTCGCAGGCCTTCAGGCAATTTGCCGCCGAAACCAAAAAGGGCCGCACCTTTGCCCTGTGTGATACAGAAGCAGAGGCGCGGTCCTGGTTGGCACGGGCCTGA
- the deoD gene encoding purine-nucleoside phosphorylase encodes MSVHLSAEKGQIAETVLLPGDPLRAQYIAETFLENPVQHNTVRGMLGFTGTYKGRPVSVQGTGMGIPSAMIYINELIEFYGCKKLIRVGSCGSYQESVHIRDLVLAQAACTDSNINNLRFGTANFAPIADFSLLMRAYQIATERGFTAHVGNILSSDTFYTDDPKEYERWARFGVLAVEMEAAGLYTLAAKYGVKALGIMTVSDHLITREETTAEERQLTFNQMIEVALDAALDVE; translated from the coding sequence ATGAGTGTGCATTTGAGCGCCGAAAAAGGCCAGATTGCCGAAACCGTCCTGCTGCCGGGCGACCCTCTGCGGGCCCAGTACATCGCCGAGACGTTCCTGGAAAACCCCGTGCAGCACAACACTGTGCGCGGCATGCTGGGCTTCACCGGCACCTACAAGGGCCGCCCGGTCAGCGTGCAGGGCACCGGCATGGGTATTCCCAGCGCCATGATTTACATCAATGAGCTGATTGAGTTCTATGGCTGCAAGAAACTGATTCGCGTGGGCTCCTGCGGCAGCTACCAAGAAAGCGTGCATATCCGTGACCTGGTGCTGGCCCAGGCCGCCTGCACCGATTCCAACATCAACAACCTGCGTTTCGGCACGGCCAACTTTGCTCCTATTGCCGATTTCAGCCTGCTGATGCGCGCCTACCAAATCGCCACCGAGCGCGGCTTCACCGCCCACGTGGGCAACATCCTCAGCAGCGATACCTTTTACACCGACGACCCCAAGGAATACGAGCGCTGGGCCCGTTTCGGCGTGCTGGCGGTAGAGATGGAAGCCGCCGGCCTGTACACCCTGGCTGCCAAGTACGGCGTGAAGGCCCTGGGCATCATGACGGTCAGCGACCACCTGATTACACGCGAGGAAACCACCGCCGAGGAGCGCCAGCTCACCTTCAACCAGATGATTGAAGTGGCCCTGGACGCTGCGCTGGACGTGGAATAA
- a CDS encoding RsmB/NOP family class I SAM-dependent RNA methyltransferase: MSGPAKSTLNPGRALAVRVLHRVLSGDSYAAPALDASLASAGLPARDAGLATHIVYGTLRRAPALRLALNPLLRGKTAPKAWALLLAGAFEKLYLGTPEHAVVNEYVSLARESRFAPPGLVNAVLRRVQAPQEDTPEARYALPAWLAEELGRVYGEQAADVMESLLEPQPLWLHLGQQGPDLLESEGSLIERTVAGIDAVTLDRPLRQTAAYRQGQAQPVNPASAAVVTALGEVRGQKVYDLAGGAGIKAALLALAGADVTSVELQPHKHAAARSNLKRLHARARLITHDLTRPLDAAPASLVLLDAPCTGSGTLRAHPEIKARLTPQAVGEMAELQAQLLDNAAALVEAGGLLVYSVCSVFPQEGPQRVQAFLASHPDFSAEPLPDLGVPTLPAEVGVFTVPLDGLDGFYMARLRRQ, translated from the coding sequence ATGAGCGGACCCGCCAAAAGTACGCTGAACCCTGGCCGCGCTCTGGCGGTGCGGGTCCTTCACCGCGTCTTGAGCGGCGACAGCTACGCCGCCCCGGCGCTGGACGCCTCGCTCGCCTCGGCCGGGCTCCCGGCGCGTGACGCTGGCCTGGCCACCCACATCGTGTACGGCACCCTGCGCCGCGCCCCGGCCCTGCGGCTGGCGCTGAATCCGCTGCTGCGCGGCAAGACGGCTCCCAAAGCCTGGGCCTTGCTGCTGGCCGGCGCGTTCGAGAAACTGTATCTGGGTACGCCCGAGCACGCTGTGGTCAACGAGTACGTGTCGCTGGCCCGCGAGTCGCGCTTCGCTCCGCCCGGTCTGGTCAATGCCGTTCTGCGCCGGGTGCAGGCGCCGCAGGAGGACACTCCCGAGGCCCGCTACGCGCTGCCTGCCTGGTTGGCAGAGGAGCTGGGCCGGGTGTACGGCGAGCAGGCCGCTGATGTCATGGAAAGCCTGCTGGAACCGCAGCCACTGTGGCTGCACCTGGGCCAACAGGGACCAGACCTGCTGGAAAGCGAGGGCAGCCTGATTGAGCGCACCGTGGCCGGAATAGATGCCGTCACCCTGGACCGCCCACTGCGCCAGACTGCCGCCTACCGCCAGGGTCAGGCCCAGCCAGTGAACCCCGCCAGCGCGGCGGTGGTCACGGCCCTGGGAGAGGTACGGGGGCAGAAGGTCTACGACCTTGCCGGGGGAGCGGGCATCAAAGCCGCCCTGCTAGCCCTGGCTGGAGCGGACGTGACCAGCGTAGAGCTGCAACCGCACAAGCATGCGGCGGCCCGCAGCAACCTCAAGCGCCTGCATGCCCGCGCCCGGCTGATCACCCATGACCTGACCCGCCCGCTGGACGCGGCTCCGGCTTCGCTGGTGCTGCTGGACGCTCCCTGCACCGGCAGCGGCACCCTGCGTGCCCACCCGGAAATCAAAGCCCGCCTGACTCCACAGGCAGTGGGGGAGATGGCAGAGCTGCAAGCCCAGCTGCTGGACAACGCCGCCGCGCTGGTGGAAGCCGGTGGACTGCTGGTGTACTCGGTCTGCTCGGTTTTCCCGCAGGAGGGCCCGCAGCGTGTGCAGGCCTTCCTGGCCTCCCACCCCGATTTCAGCGCCGAACCGCTGCCCGACCTGGGCGTGCCTACCCTCCCCGCCGAGGTCGGTGTCTTTACTGTGCCGCTGGACGGACTGGACGGCTTTTATATGGCGCGGTTGAGAAGGCAATGA
- a CDS encoding HNH endonuclease, producing the protein MYPNWSAAEFACALDHIRLTDNNRRILQAFLDAPEHTLTAHSLARAAALKGGRTAANLRIGELARKFAPLLGPLPDEGDGNPHWWRYIAAGKWRDGHFHWTLRPSLKVALLTNGWEEAASHESGEIPLLVAQTYREGSLRQIQVNAYERNPAARAACINYFGTACQICETDLVDIYGDVARGYIQVHHLRPLRRVLSGQSPD; encoded by the coding sequence ATGTATCCCAACTGGTCAGCCGCAGAGTTTGCCTGTGCCCTTGACCACATCCGCCTGACCGACAACAATCGGCGGATCCTACAGGCATTTCTGGACGCGCCAGAGCACACTCTGACGGCGCATTCTCTGGCAAGAGCAGCGGCCCTGAAAGGTGGCCGGACGGCTGCCAACCTCCGTATTGGAGAACTGGCACGCAAGTTTGCACCTCTGCTGGGGCCTTTGCCTGACGAGGGTGACGGCAACCCGCACTGGTGGCGCTACATCGCTGCCGGGAAGTGGCGTGATGGACACTTTCATTGGACCTTGCGGCCTTCACTGAAAGTGGCGCTACTGACGAACGGATGGGAGGAAGCAGCATCTCATGAATCCGGCGAAATTCCCTTACTGGTCGCCCAAACCTACAGAGAAGGCAGCTTACGGCAGATTCAGGTCAATGCTTACGAGCGAAACCCCGCCGCTAGAGCTGCTTGTATCAACTATTTCGGAACAGCCTGTCAGATTTGCGAAACCGATTTGGTTGATATTTATGGCGACGTGGCGCGGGGCTATATTCAGGTTCATCACCTGCGTCCCCTAAGGCGAGTACTATCAGGTCAATCCCCTGACTGA
- the yidD gene encoding membrane protein insertion efficiency factor YidD — MTLSPNPASTANALALTSIRLYQRYLSPYKGFRCACAALHGGESCSAAVSRIIRSQGLRAGRKDIAAQFRSCRAAHDAILRGAPLAGGVRPQAGMQGVFCCGPIPIPFRCG, encoded by the coding sequence ATGACCCTCTCTCCCAACCCCGCTTCAACCGCCAACGCCCTCGCTCTGACCAGTATCCGCCTGTATCAGCGCTACCTCTCGCCCTACAAGGGCTTTCGCTGTGCCTGCGCTGCGCTGCACGGCGGCGAGAGTTGCTCGGCGGCCGTCAGCCGCATTATCCGCAGCCAGGGCCTACGGGCCGGGCGGAAAGATATCGCCGCGCAGTTCCGCAGCTGCCGCGCTGCCCACGACGCCATCCTGCGCGGCGCTCCGCTGGCCGGCGGTGTCCGTCCCCAGGCTGGGATGCAGGGCGTGTTCTGCTGCGGCCCGATTCCCATTCCCTTCCGCTGCGGCTGA
- a CDS encoding fasciclin domain-containing protein — MLATSAASASASLPESALAVRRILESRGLLNTPAPARLPAPRGLTISDSLRALLPNAVWDQATTGATSAPVADSVTVDSSDLSAAQAEMDKSGTGSTAPESTAPLTDAAASGTVGSTTDASLSEGSTPDPAGPSVDMVGTTGTASDMTATPAVPDYGDSAAAAGVTGTASTGSAGTGTATTGAGTAVDSAAARQTTGNQGAGAPATAGQNSTQAQGETILSALQADGRFGTFLSLVKFAGLEEAILDDQYTLLVPTDEAFAALDPALVQAVKADPEVAGYVLGYHVVPGTQTPGQGTLTNVYSEALPADLKVTGKALTAGGSQAYALSSVIVPAELTGDGSQGQSPQGTQGTQGGQTVPGSPK; from the coding sequence ATGCTCGCGACTTCTGCCGCTTCTGCCTCCGCCAGCCTGCCGGAAAGTGCACTGGCTGTGCGCCGCATTCTGGAAAGCCGTGGTCTGCTGAACACCCCGGCTCCTGCCCGCCTGCCGGCCCCGCGCGGCCTGACCATCTCGGACAGCCTCCGGGCCCTGCTGCCCAACGCCGTCTGGGACCAGGCGACCACGGGAGCCACGTCTGCACCGGTCGCTGACAGTGTGACTGTGGATTCCTCCGACCTGTCCGCCGCCCAGGCTGAAATGGATAAGAGCGGGACTGGCAGCACTGCCCCCGAGAGTACCGCCCCCCTGACTGATGCGGCGGCCAGCGGCACCGTGGGCAGCACCACCGACGCCAGCCTGTCTGAAGGCAGCACCCCCGACCCCGCCGGCCCCAGCGTGGATATGGTCGGTACCACCGGCACTGCCAGCGACATGACGGCCACCCCCGCCGTTCCCGACTACGGCGACTCTGCAGCCGCGGCAGGTGTGACCGGTACGGCCAGCACCGGTTCAGCTGGCACCGGCACGGCTACGACTGGCGCAGGGACTGCCGTAGACAGCGCTGCCGCACGTCAGACCACTGGAAACCAGGGCGCTGGAGCCCCGGCCACGGCGGGCCAGAACAGCACTCAGGCCCAGGGCGAGACCATCCTGAGCGCCCTGCAGGCCGACGGCCGCTTCGGCACCTTCCTGAGCCTGGTGAAGTTCGCCGGCCTGGAAGAAGCCATCTTGGACGACCAGTACACCCTGCTGGTGCCGACCGACGAGGCCTTCGCCGCGCTGGACCCCGCCCTCGTGCAGGCGGTCAAGGCCGATCCCGAAGTGGCCGGGTATGTCCTGGGCTACCACGTGGTGCCGGGCACGCAGACTCCGGGACAGGGCACGCTGACCAACGTGTACAGCGAAGCCCTTCCTGCTGACCTGAAGGTCACCGGTAAGGCGCTGACCGCCGGCGGTAGCCAGGCTTACGCGCTGAGTAGTGTCATCGTGCCTGCCGAACTGACCGGAGACGGCAGCCAGGGCCAGTCTCCCCAGGGGACTCAAGGCACCCAGGGCGGCCAGACCGTCCCCGGCAGCCCTAAGTAA
- a CDS encoding S49 family peptidase, which produces MNFNFSLSKSGSLPAGVSRPTWVVVDLRGEYPARQPQQPLRAMLNRAKTLEALEERLDRLARAEWLHGVLVRFGELKLSAAAARAIQGMLSRLAAEKRVVAYLPQVNMTTLLAASGASELVAPESAEMGLHGFGLEQLYLGDFLKKHGIGFENLRIREYKSALTPFSDSEMDGANREQLQDYLDSCENAWVQDVAQGRGLSEAQVRGWIEGGVTGARQALEAGILTGVAYEDELLGPASQPLEAVLNLLLPVRASSKAGRVAVVSVEGNIVTGPSRHNPLPLPLTGGPSAGSDTVVAALRHAKEDRTTAAIVLYVNSGGGSALASDLIWREVQTSEKPVVAVMGAFAASGGYYVLAAADRVIASPYSMTGSIGVVAGRPITEEFNRRHGLNPEQLGREEALMFHSSHPLTERQRDYLRRAIAETYARFVDRVAQGRGLSTEQVDELGRGRIWSGADALERGLVDELGDLHTAVQRAKELTGLPYSAPVWNAGPKNRLPLLPEFAREAQDAAQLKLWPFGDEATLLLSSGELRLR; this is translated from the coding sequence ATGAACTTCAATTTCTCTTTGTCCAAGTCGGGTTCTTTGCCCGCTGGAGTCTCGCGGCCCACATGGGTGGTGGTGGACCTGCGCGGCGAGTATCCGGCCCGCCAGCCGCAGCAGCCGCTGCGGGCCATGCTCAACCGCGCCAAAACCCTTGAAGCGCTGGAAGAACGCCTGGACCGACTGGCCCGCGCCGAGTGGCTGCATGGCGTGCTGGTCCGCTTCGGTGAACTGAAGCTCTCGGCGGCGGCGGCGCGGGCCATCCAGGGCATGCTCTCGCGGCTGGCGGCCGAAAAGCGGGTGGTGGCGTACCTACCGCAGGTGAACATGACCACCCTGTTGGCGGCCAGCGGCGCCAGCGAACTCGTCGCCCCCGAGTCCGCCGAAATGGGGCTGCACGGTTTCGGCCTGGAGCAGCTGTACCTGGGCGACTTTCTGAAAAAGCACGGCATCGGCTTTGAAAATCTGCGTATCCGTGAGTACAAGTCGGCCCTGACCCCCTTCAGTGACAGCGAGATGGACGGCGCCAACCGCGAGCAGCTGCAGGATTATCTGGACAGCTGCGAGAACGCCTGGGTGCAGGACGTGGCTCAGGGGCGCGGCCTGAGCGAAGCGCAGGTACGCGGCTGGATTGAGGGCGGCGTGACGGGCGCCCGGCAGGCTCTAGAAGCAGGCATCCTGACCGGCGTAGCCTACGAGGATGAGCTGCTCGGGCCGGCCTCACAACCGCTTGAGGCCGTGCTGAACCTGCTGCTGCCTGTCCGGGCTTCCAGCAAGGCTGGCCGGGTGGCGGTGGTCAGTGTGGAAGGCAACATCGTGACCGGGCCAAGCCGGCACAACCCGCTGCCCCTGCCGCTGACCGGTGGCCCCAGCGCCGGCTCGGACACGGTCGTGGCGGCGCTGCGCCATGCCAAGGAAGACAGGACGACGGCGGCCATTGTGCTGTACGTAAATTCGGGCGGCGGCTCGGCGCTCGCCTCGGACCTGATCTGGCGCGAGGTACAGACCAGCGAAAAGCCGGTGGTGGCCGTGATGGGCGCCTTTGCAGCGTCGGGCGGCTACTATGTGCTGGCGGCCGCCGACCGGGTCATTGCCAGTCCCTACAGCATGACCGGCAGCATCGGCGTGGTGGCCGGCCGGCCGATTACCGAGGAGTTCAACCGCCGCCACGGCCTGAACCCCGAGCAGCTGGGCCGTGAAGAAGCGCTGATGTTCCACTCCAGCCATCCACTGACCGAGCGGCAGCGCGACTATCTGCGCCGCGCCATTGCCGAGACCTACGCCCGCTTCGTGGACCGGGTGGCCCAGGGCCGGGGCCTGAGCACCGAGCAGGTGGACGAGCTGGGCCGGGGGCGCATCTGGTCCGGCGCGGACGCCCTGGAGCGCGGCCTGGTCGATGAGTTGGGCGACCTGCACACCGCTGTGCAGCGCGCCAAGGAACTGACTGGCCTGCCCTACAGCGCACCTGTCTGGAACGCCGGTCCCAAAAACCGCCTGCCCCTGCTGCCCGAATTCGCCCGCGAGGCGCAGGACGCCGCGCAGCTGAAGCTCTGGCCCTTTGGGGACGAAGCCACACTGCTCCTGAGCAGCGGCGAGCTGCGGCTGCGCTAA
- the rpsT gene encoding 30S ribosomal protein S20, with amino-acid sequence MALRHPSAQKRHRQSLKRRMRNRSKKSTIKTFSKKALMAVQEGGNVAELQQKAESLIDKAAKGSTLHKNAAARKKSRLAKAINKAKAAAEAQQ; translated from the coding sequence ATGGCACTACGTCACCCCTCCGCCCAGAAGCGTCACCGCCAGAGCCTCAAGCGCCGTATGCGCAACCGCTCCAAGAAGAGCACCATCAAGACCTTCAGCAAGAAGGCCCTGATGGCCGTGCAGGAAGGCGGCAACGTCGCCGAGCTGCAGCAGAAGGCCGAAAGCCTGATTGACAAGGCCGCCAAGGGCAGCACCCTGCACAAGAACGCCGCTGCCCGCAAGAAGAGCCGCCTGGCCAAAGCCATCAACAAGGCCAAGGCTGCCGCCGAAGCCCAGCAGTAA
- a CDS encoding mechanosensitive ion channel family protein, whose product MSTAPTSPDWTDTSALLGWDGLLAVVREAVQHGLERLSLYGPIAGLALLIAALYGLAYLTLRWLTLQLTERFIADLTRRAIWQHFLLLFLRLTVWMLGIISVLAITPGVNSYAGPVLRVYLLLLMLTVGWSAIRFFLNREASHWDLDGSLTLLVSNVLRGLWLLLGAYLIFAQFGINLVPILGGLGVAGLAVGFAAQDILANLISGITLLLDRPFRIGDWIRTKDHEGQVCGLTLRTTRIRTRDNEYVSIPNKELAGAVVTNLTQGGALRLNVGVRVGYQTDIEVARAALLRVMHTHPKVMGQEHPPQVLVRELDESSLELIMRFWVCEEDVATYPVTTMQLREGAKAALQAAGIAPPFPQLQVHLGQADLEQAERSG is encoded by the coding sequence GTGAGCACTGCACCCACTTCTCCCGACTGGACCGACACCTCCGCCCTGCTGGGCTGGGACGGGCTGCTGGCGGTGGTCCGGGAGGCGGTGCAGCACGGCCTGGAGCGCCTGAGCCTGTACGGCCCCATCGCAGGACTGGCCTTACTCATCGCGGCACTGTACGGGCTGGCGTATCTGACACTGCGCTGGCTGACGTTGCAGCTCACCGAGCGGTTCATAGCGGACCTCACGCGCCGCGCCATCTGGCAGCATTTCCTGCTGCTGTTCCTGCGGCTCACGGTCTGGATGCTGGGCATCATTTCGGTCCTCGCCATCACGCCGGGGGTGAACAGCTACGCCGGGCCGGTGCTGCGGGTGTACCTGCTGCTGCTGATGCTGACGGTGGGCTGGAGCGCCATCCGCTTTTTCCTGAACCGTGAAGCCAGTCACTGGGACCTGGACGGCAGCCTCACCCTGCTGGTGAGCAATGTACTGCGGGGGCTGTGGCTGCTGCTGGGGGCTTACCTCATCTTCGCGCAGTTCGGCATCAATCTGGTGCCGATTCTGGGCGGCCTGGGTGTGGCGGGCCTGGCGGTGGGGTTTGCGGCGCAGGACATTCTGGCCAACCTGATCAGCGGCATCACCCTGCTGCTGGACCGGCCCTTCCGTATCGGGGACTGGATCCGCACCAAGGACCACGAGGGCCAGGTGTGCGGCCTGACGCTGCGCACCACCCGCATCCGCACCCGCGACAACGAGTACGTCTCCATTCCCAACAAGGAGCTGGCCGGGGCCGTGGTCACCAACCTGACCCAGGGCGGGGCGCTGCGGCTGAATGTAGGGGTGCGGGTCGGCTACCAGACCGACATAGAAGTGGCCCGCGCCGCACTGCTGCGGGTCATGCACACCCATCCCAAAGTCATGGGGCAGGAACACCCCCCGCAGGTTCTGGTGCGCGAGCTGGATGAATCCTCGCTGGAACTGATCATGCGCTTCTGGGTCTGCGAGGAGGATGTCGCCACCTATCCCGTGACCACCATGCAGCTGCGAGAAGGTGCCAAGGCGGCGCTGCAGGCAGCAGGCATAGCGCCACCTTTTCCGCAGCTTCAGGTTCACCTGGGGCAGGCGGACCTGGAGCAAGCAGAGCGCAGTGGGTAA
- a CDS encoding MFS transporter, with protein MTAPAPSPETTKRAKLILFFTIFTAMLGLSVLFPIIAPLSRELGLSAVQAGWFSTAYSLMQLVFSTFWGARSERQGRKSVLLLGLVGFALSFGLFGLFATMGMNGALGGTLLFGLLVASRLLGGMLSSATLPTAQAMMADLSSEADRAGAMGLIGAAFGLGVVFGPALGGFLSGFGLVAPVYFSAALGLLTAVAAYFTLPETRHAADRTAASREDAGAARRQLLSSQGVIAFLVISALYTMASVLMEQTIAFYVGDVMHLDPQQTAKTVGMMLAFFGLLSAAVQGGAMRRLGKTVPLSRLIPAGMLVMGLGMLLIPLMGSFWAITAALCVVGVGTAVLGPSLSTALSLSAGRDGQGAVAGLNSSALALGRMAGPLVGTALYQHVSWHAPYYFSGGLLLALLAVTALVRPPFPNNVQPEAGAPA; from the coding sequence ATGACTGCTCCTGCTCCTTCGCCCGAAACCACCAAACGGGCGAAACTCATTCTCTTCTTCACCATTTTTACGGCCATGTTGGGCCTCAGCGTGCTGTTTCCTATCATTGCACCGCTCAGCCGCGAGCTGGGCCTGAGTGCTGTGCAGGCCGGCTGGTTTTCCACCGCCTACTCGCTGATGCAGCTGGTATTCTCCACGTTCTGGGGGGCACGCTCCGAGCGGCAGGGCCGCAAGTCGGTCCTGCTGCTGGGCCTGGTGGGCTTCGCGCTCAGTTTCGGGCTGTTCGGCCTGTTTGCCACCATGGGCATGAATGGGGCACTGGGCGGCACGCTGCTGTTCGGGCTGCTGGTGGCGTCACGCCTGCTTGGCGGCATGCTGTCCAGCGCCACCCTGCCCACGGCGCAGGCGATGATGGCCGACCTCAGCAGCGAAGCCGACCGGGCCGGCGCGATGGGTCTGATTGGCGCCGCGTTCGGCCTGGGCGTGGTCTTCGGGCCGGCGCTGGGCGGGTTCCTGTCGGGCTTCGGGCTGGTGGCGCCGGTGTATTTCAGTGCGGCCCTGGGGCTGCTGACGGCCGTGGCTGCCTACTTCACGCTCCCCGAGACGCGCCACGCCGCCGACCGCACGGCGGCCAGCCGGGAAGACGCCGGCGCGGCCCGCCGTCAGCTGCTGTCGTCGCAGGGAGTGATAGCCTTTTTGGTCATCAGTGCGCTGTACACCATGGCCAGCGTGCTGATGGAGCAGACCATCGCCTTTTATGTGGGCGACGTGATGCACCTGGACCCGCAGCAGACCGCCAAGACTGTGGGAATGATGCTGGCCTTTTTCGGCCTGCTGTCGGCCGCCGTGCAGGGCGGGGCCATGCGCCGGCTGGGCAAGACGGTCCCGCTCAGCCGCCTGATTCCCGCCGGCATGCTGGTGATGGGTCTCGGTATGCTGCTGATTCCCCTGATGGGCAGCTTCTGGGCCATTACGGCGGCGCTGTGTGTGGTCGGTGTCGGTACGGCGGTGCTGGGTCCCAGCCTCAGCACGGCGCTGTCGCTAAGTGCGGGGCGCGACGGCCAGGGCGCGGTGGCGGGCCTGAACTCCAGTGCGCTGGCCCTGGGCCGTATGGCCGGCCCACTGGTCGGCACGGCACTGTATCAGCATGTGAGCTGGCATGCGCCGTACTACTTCTCGGGGGGGCTGCTGCTGGCGTTGCTGGCTGTCACGGCCCTTGTGCGCCCACCCTTCCCCAACAACGTGCAGCCTGAAGCCGGAGCGCCGGCATGA